Proteins encoded by one window of Mariniplasma anaerobium:
- the glyA gene encoding serine hydroxymethyltransferase encodes MKLKTSDPLMDKFIQSEKNRQEFNIELIASENFVSQAVLEAQGSILTNKYAEGYPKKRYYGGCEFVDEIETETKNRLKKLFDAKFVNVQPHSGSQANMAVYHALLNPGDVILGMSLSEGGHLTHGYYLNFSGKLYQSFFYGVDKKTEMIDYDEVRKIALEVKPKLIIAGASSYSRIIDFKKFREIADEVGAYLHVDMAHIAGLVAAKVHPSPMEFADVVSSTTHKTLRGPRGGIILTNNEEIAKKIDKAVFPGIQGGPLMHVIAAKGVAFKEALDESFTTYQEQVVKNSKALASALSKLGCRIVSGGTDNHLLLVDVKSQYKVTGLKAETVLHEVGITCNKNGLPFDDEKPRYTSGIRLGTPAVTTRGFKEEEMEMIALLIDKVLKNIDNEDILNQVRDEVIKITKKYPLY; translated from the coding sequence ATGAAATTAAAAACAAGTGATCCTTTAATGGATAAGTTCATTCAAAGTGAGAAAAACAGGCAAGAATTCAACATTGAATTAATTGCATCTGAGAATTTCGTTTCACAAGCTGTATTAGAAGCACAAGGTTCTATTTTAACTAATAAATATGCTGAAGGCTATCCTAAAAAAAGATATTATGGCGGATGTGAATTTGTTGATGAAATTGAAACTGAAACAAAAAATAGATTAAAAAAATTATTTGATGCTAAGTTTGTTAATGTTCAACCTCATTCAGGATCTCAAGCAAATATGGCTGTATATCATGCGCTTCTAAATCCAGGAGATGTTATTTTGGGTATGTCATTATCTGAAGGCGGGCATTTAACGCATGGATATTACTTGAATTTCTCAGGTAAGTTATATCAAAGCTTTTTCTATGGTGTAGATAAAAAAACTGAGATGATCGATTATGATGAAGTAAGAAAAATAGCTTTAGAAGTAAAACCTAAATTAATTATTGCTGGAGCTAGTTCATATTCTAGAATTATTGATTTTAAAAAATTTAGAGAAATTGCTGATGAAGTTGGCGCTTATCTTCATGTTGATATGGCACATATTGCAGGATTGGTTGCGGCAAAAGTTCATCCTTCGCCTATGGAATTTGCAGATGTTGTTTCGTCAACTACTCATAAAACATTAAGAGGACCACGTGGTGGAATTATCTTAACAAATAACGAAGAGATTGCTAAAAAAATAGATAAAGCAGTTTTCCCTGGTATACAAGGTGGACCTTTAATGCATGTGATTGCAGCAAAAGGTGTCGCTTTTAAAGAAGCACTAGATGAATCTTTCACAACTTATCAAGAACAAGTTGTAAAAAATTCAAAAGCATTAGCCAGCGCATTAAGTAAATTAGGGTGTCGTATCGTCAGTGGTGGAACTGATAATCATTTATTATTAGTTGATGTTAAATCACAATATAAAGTTACGGGACTTAAAGCTGAAACTGTATTACATGAAGTTGGTATTACATGTAATAAAAATGGACTTCCTTTTGATGATGAAAAACCACGATATACAAGTGGCATTAGATTAGGAACACCTGCTGTTACAACAAGAGGATTTAAAGAAGAAGAAATGGAAATGATTGCTCTACTGATAGACAAAGTATTGAAAAATATTGATAACGAAGATATTTTAAATCAAGTACGAGATGAAGTCATAAAAATAACTAAAAAATATCCGTTATATTAG
- a CDS encoding electron transport complex protein RnfA, giving the protein MSLLAILISAMLINNIVLMQFLGLCSFFGVSTKMKSVVGMGFAVIVVIFLAALITFPLYHYVLVPLNIAYIDTIAFILVIASLVQLTELVIKRVSTSLYKALGVYLPLIATNCAVLGVALNNVAVPQSYIQAMTYALGSGLGFAFIIITFTAIRLRLDSANVPKALKGMPIALVTAGLMALAFMGLSGLI; this is encoded by the coding sequence ATGAGTTTACTTGCGATATTAATTTCTGCAATGTTAATTAATAACATTGTCTTAATGCAATTCTTAGGTCTATGTTCATTCTTTGGTGTGTCTACTAAGATGAAGTCAGTTGTTGGGATGGGATTTGCAGTTATTGTTGTTATTTTCTTAGCAGCACTTATTACATTTCCGTTATATCATTATGTTTTAGTACCATTAAATATAGCTTATATTGATACGATTGCATTTATCCTAGTAATCGCATCACTAGTACAATTAACAGAACTAGTCATTAAACGTGTGAGCACAAGCTTATACAAAGCTTTAGGAGTTTATCTTCCTTTGATTGCAACAAACTGTGCGGTATTAGGAGTTGCATTAAATAATGTAGCTGTACCACAAAGTTACATACAAGCAATGACATATGCTCTAGGTTCAGGATTAGGTTTTGCATTTATTATTATTACATTTACTGCAATTCGCTTAAGATTAGATAGTGCGAACGTGCCAAAAGCACTAAAAGGTATGCCAATTGCGTTAGTAACTGCGGGGCTTATGGCTCTAGCATTTATGGGATTATCGGGGCTTATCTAA
- a CDS encoding Gx transporter family protein: MNLISPFNIMKNTRKMILLANFLAIAIVLNLIESALFLSPIPGAKLGFANVITLIILYVYSFKDSSALTLMRVILVGVLSGRLLGPTFYMSISGAAASVIAMGVFKKLNIFSILGVSVIGSVFHVFGQIAAGIFVIGSIAVLYWMPVMLLLSIPAGIITGLIAKKFVALWNVWYHDVT, from the coding sequence GTGAATCTGATTTCACCGTTTAATATTATGAAAAATACAAGAAAAATGATATTGCTTGCGAACTTTTTAGCAATCGCAATTGTCTTAAATTTAATAGAATCAGCATTGTTCTTATCACCAATACCAGGTGCTAAATTAGGATTTGCTAATGTGATTACATTAATCATCTTATATGTTTATTCATTCAAGGATAGTAGTGCATTGACATTAATGAGGGTTATTTTAGTAGGTGTTCTAAGTGGACGTTTATTAGGACCTACTTTTTATATGAGCATAAGTGGTGCAGCTGCATCAGTGATTGCGATGGGTGTTTTTAAAAAGTTAAATATTTTTAGTATACTTGGTGTTAGTGTTATCGGATCAGTTTTTCATGTGTTTGGACAAATTGCAGCAGGTATATTTGTAATAGGCAGTATAGCAGTTTTATATTGGATGCCAGTCATGTTACTTTTAAGCATACCTGCAGGTATTATTACAGGTCTGATAGCTAAAAAATTTGTCGCTTTATGGAACGTTTGGTATCATGATGTAACTTAA
- a CDS encoding nucleoside deaminase, with translation MRAALKEAEKAALKDEVPVGAVVVYQDKIIARAHNLRESKQIIQGHAEFLAMMKAAKKIGSWRLEDCEIYVTMEPCPMCAGAMIQSRIKKVYYGVKDYKSGVVDSICQLFELPFNHKVESEGLIMSEESEKLIKTFFKKLRQR, from the coding sequence ATGAGAGCTGCTTTAAAAGAGGCTGAAAAAGCAGCGTTAAAAGATGAAGTTCCAGTTGGAGCTGTTGTCGTATATCAAGATAAGATTATCGCAAGAGCACATAATTTAAGAGAATCCAAACAGATTATACAAGGTCATGCTGAGTTTTTAGCGATGATGAAAGCAGCAAAAAAAATTGGATCTTGGAGATTGGAAGATTGTGAAATATATGTTACAATGGAACCGTGTCCGATGTGTGCTGGGGCAATGATTCAATCAAGGATAAAAAAAGTATATTATGGTGTTAAAGATTATAAATCAGGAGTTGTTGACAGTATATGTCAGCTGTTTGAATTACCTTTTAATCATAAGGTAGAATCTGAAGGATTGATCATGTCTGAAGAAAGTGAAAAGTTAATTAAAACTTTCTTTAAGAAATTACGTCAAAGATAA
- a CDS encoding (Fe-S)-binding protein, with amino-acid sequence MIEVLYPFMVLGVLGALMGVILSLAHKYLTVVEDPRINEVEKLLPNYNCGACGTPGCHAFAEAIVTGEIKSLSKCKPGKADKHFNPILEYLKEHPNADGSNVDVKI; translated from the coding sequence ATGATCGAAGTATTATATCCTTTCATGGTTTTAGGCGTATTAGGTGCATTAATGGGCGTAATTTTATCACTTGCACATAAATATCTAACAGTTGTTGAAGATCCGCGTATCAATGAAGTTGAAAAATTATTACCTAACTATAATTGTGGTGCTTGTGGTACACCAGGGTGTCATGCATTTGCAGAAGCAATAGTTACGGGTGAAATTAAAAGCCTTTCTAAATGTAAACCAGGGAAAGCTGATAAACATTTCAATCCTATTTTGGAGTACTTAAAAGAACATCCAAATGCGGATGGATCAAATGTAGATGTGAAGATTTAG
- the rsxE gene encoding electron transport complex subunit RsxE — MTETKKIPVKKIPPKKVKEKEESLMDIFTKGIWKENGIFVMVLGMCPALAVTATFEGAFGMGILVMIILTLTNTSVSSIRKFVPSTVRIPAYVIIIATEVTVLKMVVDAFAPSLAAELGVFIALITVNCVVFGRAEAFASKNKVFPSMLDGLGVALGFGISLSMIGFAREFFGTGMIKFGQVLPLGFEYTLLGNAGLDKYAFSVLVQPPGAFLMIGFLLAIITAIRQSKKTKGAKK, encoded by the coding sequence ATGACAGAAACTAAAAAAATACCGGTTAAAAAAATACCTCCTAAAAAAGTTAAGGAAAAAGAAGAAAGTTTAATGGATATCTTTACAAAAGGTATTTGGAAAGAAAATGGAATCTTTGTAATGGTTTTAGGGATGTGTCCAGCATTAGCGGTAACAGCAACATTTGAAGGCGCATTTGGTATGGGAATCTTGGTTATGATCATACTTACATTAACCAATACATCAGTTTCATCGATTAGAAAATTTGTACCTTCAACAGTAAGAATTCCAGCTTATGTAATTATTATTGCGACTGAAGTTACAGTATTAAAAATGGTTGTTGATGCATTTGCACCATCACTTGCAGCTGAATTAGGTGTCTTTATTGCACTTATTACTGTAAACTGTGTAGTCTTTGGTAGAGCCGAAGCATTTGCTTCTAAAAATAAAGTCTTTCCATCTATGTTAGATGGTCTAGGCGTTGCACTTGGTTTTGGTATTTCATTATCCATGATAGGTTTTGCTAGAGAATTTTTTGGAACTGGCATGATTAAATTTGGACAAGTTTTACCACTTGGATTTGAATATACATTACTTGGAAATGCTGGTTTAGATAAATATGCATTCTCAGTATTAGTACAACCTCCAGGAGCATTCCTTATGATTGGATTCTTACTTGCAATTATTACTGCAATAAGACAATCAAAGAAAACGAAAGGAGCTAAGAAATAA
- a CDS encoding YebC/PmpR family DNA-binding transcriptional regulator has product MGRAFEVRKVAMGKTAAVKSKLYAKYGKEIYMAAKSGTPDPELNQTLKRIIEKAKKDQVTADVIKRAIDKAKGGSEESYSEARYEGFGPGNSMIIVECLTDNVNRTIAEVRNAFTKTNGKLGVSGSVLHQFNHQAVFTVPELTEDEVLETLVLNDVDVTDIEAEEDGVTILGDAKDYNQIRTAFTDENPELEFITDEIMWLPIMDTELTSEEDQSTFQRLLDMLNELDDVQDVYHNVKQD; this is encoded by the coding sequence ATGGGTAGAGCGTTTGAAGTAAGAAAAGTTGCAATGGGTAAAACTGCAGCTGTTAAAAGTAAACTATATGCCAAATATGGTAAAGAAATATATATGGCAGCTAAAAGTGGTACACCTGATCCAGAATTAAACCAAACATTAAAAAGAATTATTGAAAAAGCAAAAAAAGATCAAGTTACTGCAGATGTCATTAAGCGTGCAATTGATAAAGCCAAAGGTGGTTCTGAAGAAAGTTATTCAGAAGCAAGATATGAAGGCTTTGGGCCAGGAAATTCAATGATTATTGTTGAATGTTTAACTGATAATGTCAATAGAACAATTGCTGAAGTTAGAAACGCCTTCACAAAAACAAATGGTAAATTAGGTGTATCGGGTTCTGTGCTACATCAATTTAATCACCAAGCTGTATTTACAGTTCCTGAATTGACTGAAGATGAAGTCTTAGAAACATTAGTGTTAAATGATGTAGATGTGACTGATATAGAAGCTGAAGAAGATGGTGTGACTATTTTAGGTGATGCTAAAGATTACAACCAAATAAGAACTGCATTTACTGATGAAAATCCTGAACTTGAGTTTATTACTGATGAAATTATGTGGCTGCCAATCATGGATACAGAATTAACATCTGAAGAAGATCAAAGTACATTTCAAAGATTGTTAGATATGTTAAATGAACTTGATGATGTGCAAGATGTTTACCATAATGTTAAACAAGACTAA
- a CDS encoding RnfABCDGE type electron transport complex subunit D has protein sequence MQTIKQTSPYVRKDVSTKRMMIDVLIALTPVVMFSIYRFGMDSLIRILVSLVVMVGLEAIAFGMMHKPVKSDDFKERFKSRYKDFTINNITAPAVSAIIFAMLLPSKLPIYAVVAGAGFGIIVAKMLFGGMGSNIFNIAAAGRIFIGLALADMFTGTYDGVDLIAGGTALTAIRTGAGFPYTLNSYPLIDMFLGNIPGSMGEISALAILIGMIYLLIRKSADFRVIVSSLATFTLLIFVAGLKLYPEQVVEYTLFHLLSGGILFGAVFMITDPVTSPTSRPGRWIYGILVGSIVVLIRLFGAYPEGVAFALIFSNMFVPLIDYPQWATNKYKPAFFIGTSVAILALVAIVFFGVGGIA, from the coding sequence ATGCAAACAATAAAACAAACAAGCCCTTATGTTCGTAAAGATGTAAGTACAAAACGTATGATGATTGATGTGTTAATTGCATTAACTCCTGTTGTGATGTTTTCAATTTACAGATTCGGAATGGATTCACTAATTAGAATATTAGTTTCATTAGTGGTCATGGTAGGATTAGAAGCAATTGCTTTTGGCATGATGCATAAGCCTGTTAAAAGTGATGACTTTAAAGAAAGATTTAAATCTAGATATAAAGATTTTACAATTAATAATATAACTGCTCCTGCAGTAAGTGCAATAATATTTGCAATGTTATTACCATCTAAATTACCAATATACGCAGTTGTTGCTGGTGCCGGTTTCGGTATCATAGTAGCTAAAATGCTGTTTGGTGGAATGGGTTCTAATATTTTTAATATTGCTGCAGCAGGACGTATATTTATAGGTTTAGCATTAGCAGATATGTTTACTGGCACTTATGATGGTGTTGATTTGATTGCTGGAGGAACTGCATTAACCGCGATTAGAACTGGTGCAGGGTTTCCATACACTTTAAATAGTTATCCATTAATTGATATGTTTTTAGGAAACATACCTGGCTCAATGGGTGAAATAAGTGCTCTAGCTATTTTGATTGGTATGATTTATTTATTAATTCGTAAATCAGCGGATTTTAGAGTGATTGTATCATCTCTAGCTACATTTACATTGTTAATATTTGTTGCAGGATTAAAATTATATCCTGAGCAAGTTGTTGAATATACTTTATTCCACTTACTTTCAGGTGGTATATTATTTGGAGCTGTCTTTATGATTACAGATCCTGTAACGTCACCAACCTCAAGACCAGGAAGATGGATTTATGGGATATTAGTTGGATCAATAGTTGTCTTAATTAGATTATTTGGAGCATATCCAGAAGGTGTAGCTTTTGCATTAATATTTTCAAATATGTTTGTCCCATTAATTGATTATCCTCAATGGGCTACAAATAAGTATAAGCCTGCTTTCTTTATCGGAACTAGCGTAGCAATCCTAGCATTAGTTGCTATAGTATTCTTTGGTGTAGGAGGTATTGCATAA
- a CDS encoding inorganic diphosphatase, giving the protein MNIWHDISKSRITPDKFIACIEISKGSKKKYELDKDTGMIILDRILFTSTHYPANYGFIPRTYAGDNDPLDVLVLCQEDIEPLSIVECYPIGVMKMIDSDEIDEKIIAIPFGDPSLTQYKDIHELPAHLLTEMGHFFEVYKSLEGKKTYILDIEGREAAKKIILESMKTYEEKFGKTGR; this is encoded by the coding sequence ATGAATATATGGCATGATATAAGTAAATCACGTATAACACCAGATAAGTTTATTGCGTGTATTGAAATATCTAAAGGCTCAAAGAAAAAATACGAACTTGATAAAGATACTGGTATGATTATATTAGATAGAATACTATTTACTTCAACTCATTATCCAGCTAATTATGGGTTTATTCCTAGAACTTATGCAGGAGACAATGACCCACTTGATGTTTTAGTTTTATGTCAAGAAGATATTGAACCATTATCCATTGTTGAATGTTATCCCATTGGAGTTATGAAAATGATTGATTCTGATGAAATTGATGAAAAAATTATAGCGATCCCATTTGGTGATCCTTCTCTAACACAATATAAAGATATTCATGAACTTCCAGCTCATTTATTAACTGAAATGGGACATTTTTTTGAAGTCTATAAATCTCTTGAAGGCAAGAAAACTTATATCCTTGATATTGAAGGTAGAGAAGCAGCAAAAAAAATCATTTTAGAAAGCATGAAAACATACGAAGAGAAATTCGGAAAGACAGGTCGATGA
- the rpmE gene encoding 50S ribosomal protein L31 yields MKTGIHPKYNVIKVKCSTCGFEHEVGTTAKDFRIDTCSNCHPFYTGQQSFIQVAGRVERFNKRYGIKSQNQNNQEKQDNQDNE; encoded by the coding sequence ATGAAAACAGGAATTCATCCAAAATATAACGTTATTAAAGTAAAATGTTCTACATGTGGTTTTGAACATGAAGTAGGTACAACAGCAAAAGACTTTAGAATTGATACATGTTCAAATTGTCATCCATTCTATACAGGTCAACAATCATTTATTCAAGTTGCTGGACGTGTTGAAAGATTTAATAAACGTTACGGAATTAAATCACAAAATCAAAACAATCAAGAAAAACAAGACAATCAAGACAATGAATAA
- a CDS encoding FAD:protein FMN transferase: MRKLFILGMMLSSLLMLTACRSQEIYIFNFYDYMDTFITVSVSASSEKDADQYKQDIDAIFSMYHDLSTSYDALEQESVYMENLYSINQKIGQKLEIDQPLYDLIFYAQEIKNLSDNYFDISIGKVVDVWKQLMTEITDGYEIGDSIFVYHYYDGEKSEENKVIVNQTGTITSIQTDADNDNTVLSITLSINDQSLTLDKYDAYEKEVSDQSYQNALDDIEQLDLLDNEILLDNEDDKYFITILGNDIKLDLGAIAKGYATQKAYEYINEQSIKYFSITSGSSSIVLGENKNRADEDYIYKVSLANPVKIEFTDKATYGTINVKNISVTTSANYEQYILHQGYRYHHIVSPIEMMPVQYYHAVTIIGQDAGLLDALSTALFSMSPEVLDAWLLEHQTDLGIELIIFNQDNTITTYLKDVVFEEH; this comes from the coding sequence ATGAGAAAACTATTTATTTTAGGCATGATGTTAAGTTCATTATTAATGTTAACCGCATGCCGATCACAAGAAATATATATATTTAATTTCTACGACTATATGGACACGTTTATTACGGTATCTGTGTCTGCTTCTAGCGAGAAAGATGCAGATCAATATAAACAAGATATTGATGCTATTTTCAGTATGTATCATGACTTGTCAACATCTTATGATGCGCTTGAACAAGAATCAGTATATATGGAAAATCTATATTCAATTAATCAAAAAATAGGACAAAAACTTGAGATTGATCAACCATTATATGATTTAATTTTCTATGCACAAGAAATTAAAAATTTATCTGATAATTATTTTGATATATCTATAGGAAAAGTAGTTGATGTCTGGAAGCAGTTAATGACTGAAATTACTGATGGGTATGAAATTGGAGATTCTATATTTGTTTATCATTACTATGATGGTGAAAAATCAGAAGAAAATAAAGTTATTGTTAATCAAACAGGGACGATAACATCTATTCAAACTGATGCAGACAATGATAATACAGTTTTAAGCATTACCTTAAGTATTAATGATCAATCACTTACGCTTGATAAATATGATGCATATGAAAAAGAAGTTTCAGATCAAAGCTACCAAAATGCATTAGATGACATAGAACAATTAGATTTGTTAGACAATGAGATTTTATTAGACAATGAAGATGATAAGTATTTTATAACTATTCTAGGCAACGATATTAAGCTTGATTTAGGTGCAATTGCAAAAGGGTATGCAACTCAAAAAGCATATGAATATATAAACGAACAAAGTATAAAATATTTTTCAATTACATCGGGCAGTAGTTCAATTGTTTTAGGTGAAAATAAAAATAGAGCTGATGAAGATTATATTTATAAAGTTTCTTTAGCAAATCCAGTCAAAATTGAATTTACAGACAAAGCCACTTATGGTACGATAAATGTTAAAAATATAAGCGTCACTACAAGTGCAAATTATGAGCAATATATTCTTCATCAAGGATATAGATATCATCATATCGTATCTCCAATAGAAATGATGCCTGTTCAGTATTACCATGCTGTAACAATCATAGGACAAGATGCTGGATTATTAGATGCTCTATCTACAGCACTATTTTCAATGAGTCCTGAAGTTTTGGATGCTTGGCTTTTAGAACACCAAACAGATCTTGGAATAGAATTAATTATTTTTAATCAAGATAATACGATAACAACTTATTTAAAAGATGTAGTTTTTGAGGAACATTAG
- a CDS encoding RnfABCDGE type electron transport complex subunit C, translated as MIEKTRFIPDGKKELKKLPIINYTDSKYLYYPVTSSRCADGETCVRGGQFVKVGEVIGTRKGAFFEQPMHATVSGEVVGTEKHMDQSGKSVDCLIVKNDFKYELHKTIKDRTDEEINALTKEDFVSIVREKSLVGLGGSAFPTYIKLSTKDKIDVVVANGVECEPNLISDYALMLTNPKAIIEGLIYAMKASGAKKGIIAIKKKYKEIDERLSFELREYSDYDIEVVKIGNFYPQGWEILTIKNALGIKIPQGELLSKYGVLNFNVSTLASIFAAVKHNLPVLERYISLSGDGITNQNFRARIGTLMTELVESVGGYKDIEIPKVLILGGPMMGVNVSQDDIVMTHTTTSLIVQNQVDLHEEPCIHCASCVYSCPVGIQPVQIMNAYKTRDKDMIKHLGINKCIECGLCSFVCPSKIHLTETMRKAKRFASK; from the coding sequence ATGATTGAGAAGACGAGATTTATTCCTGATGGTAAAAAAGAACTAAAGAAACTTCCAATAATAAATTACACTGATTCTAAATACTTATACTATCCAGTAACAAGTTCTAGATGTGCAGATGGTGAAACATGTGTGCGAGGTGGTCAATTTGTAAAAGTTGGTGAAGTAATCGGGACTAGAAAAGGTGCGTTTTTTGAACAACCTATGCACGCTACAGTTAGTGGAGAGGTTGTTGGAACTGAAAAACACATGGATCAAAGTGGAAAATCTGTAGATTGTTTAATCGTAAAAAATGATTTTAAATATGAGTTGCATAAAACCATAAAAGATCGAACAGATGAAGAAATTAATGCTTTAACAAAAGAAGATTTTGTTTCGATTGTTAGAGAAAAAAGTTTAGTAGGATTAGGAGGTAGTGCATTCCCTACTTATATTAAGTTGAGCACAAAAGACAAAATCGATGTCGTTGTGGCTAATGGAGTTGAATGTGAACCTAATTTAATCAGTGATTATGCGTTAATGTTAACTAATCCTAAAGCTATCATTGAAGGACTTATATATGCAATGAAAGCATCTGGTGCTAAAAAAGGAATTATTGCTATTAAAAAGAAATATAAAGAAATCGATGAACGTTTATCTTTTGAACTTCGTGAATATAGCGATTATGATATTGAAGTCGTAAAAATAGGAAATTTTTATCCACAAGGATGGGAAATACTTACAATTAAAAATGCTTTAGGCATTAAGATTCCTCAAGGGGAACTATTGTCAAAATATGGTGTTCTGAATTTTAATGTTTCTACATTAGCTAGTATTTTTGCAGCTGTAAAACATAACCTGCCTGTATTAGAAAGATATATCTCTCTAAGTGGTGATGGTATAACAAATCAAAATTTTAGAGCTCGAATTGGAACATTAATGACTGAATTAGTTGAAAGTGTTGGAGGCTATAAAGATATAGAAATTCCTAAAGTTTTAATTTTAGGTGGTCCAATGATGGGTGTCAATGTATCACAAGATGATATTGTCATGACACACACAACAACATCATTGATTGTTCAAAACCAAGTAGATCTTCATGAAGAACCATGTATCCATTGTGCTTCATGTGTTTATTCTTGTCCAGTTGGAATTCAACCTGTTCAAATCATGAATGCATATAAGACAAGAGATAAAGATATGATTAAGCATTTAGGAATTAATAAATGTATTGAATGTGGGCTTTGTTCATTTGTATGTCCATCTAAAATTCATTTAACTGAAACCATGCGCAAAGCAAAACGCTTTGCGAGCAAATAG
- a CDS encoding thymidine kinase, whose translation MYHTYKNGFIEVVCGPMFAGKTEELIRRIKRLEYAKQNVLVFKPKVDTRYAREEIVSHNMSKKPSIIIDKSIEIMSYIKDNTDAVVIDEVQFFDHDIVNIAEHLADKGIRVIVGGLDRDFRGESFGPMPDLLSRAEFVTKLTAICVKSGLPATRTQRIINGKPAHYEDPTILVGANESYEPRSRHYHEVPGKPKKI comes from the coding sequence ATGTATCACACATATAAAAACGGATTTATAGAAGTTGTATGCGGGCCAATGTTTGCAGGAAAAACAGAAGAGCTAATTAGACGTATTAAACGATTAGAATATGCTAAACAAAATGTTCTAGTGTTTAAACCTAAAGTTGATACAAGATATGCAAGAGAAGAAATTGTTTCACATAACATGAGCAAAAAACCTTCTATCATTATTGACAAAAGCATAGAAATTATGTCTTATATTAAAGATAATACAGATGCAGTAGTCATAGACGAAGTTCAATTTTTCGATCACGATATTGTAAATATTGCTGAACATCTTGCTGATAAAGGTATAAGAGTTATTGTTGGTGGACTGGACCGTGATTTTAGAGGTGAGTCTTTTGGACCAATGCCTGATTTATTATCAAGAGCAGAATTTGTAACTAAATTAACTGCTATTTGTGTAAAAAGTGGACTACCTGCAACAAGAACTCAACGGATTATAAATGGTAAGCCTGCTCATTATGAAGATCCAACCATTTTAGTAGGAGCTAATGAATCATATGAACCTAGATCAAGACATTATCATGAAGTCCCAGGAAAACCTAAAAAAATATAA
- a CDS encoding NusG domain II-containing protein: MENTIKKTTKNQRDIFLIVFLLIIVGGFFLYFQVFRSVEDASYAHVYYGTSNEPLVTIDFTKNEVILIENQNVPSSYDQNYPIINEAQKTITLLGDYEINGTRQVVIITYDFGRKTVQVIEEQSPNNICSKEGVSNGKPLICLPNRVRVEFEVDSESDFTV; the protein is encoded by the coding sequence ATGGAAAATACTATTAAGAAAACAACTAAAAATCAAAGAGATATTTTTTTGATTGTCTTCCTATTAATAATAGTGGGTGGTTTTTTCTTATATTTTCAAGTATTTAGATCTGTAGAAGATGCTAGTTATGCTCATGTTTATTATGGAACTTCTAACGAACCTTTGGTTACTATTGATTTTACAAAAAATGAAGTTATTTTAATTGAAAATCAAAATGTTCCAAGTTCATATGATCAAAACTACCCAATTATCAACGAAGCACAAAAAACAATTACATTATTAGGCGATTATGAAATTAATGGCACTAGACAAGTTGTCATCATAACTTATGATTTCGGAAGAAAAACAGTTCAAGTCATAGAAGAACAAAGTCCGAACAATATATGTAGTAAAGAAGGAGTATCAAATGGGAAACCATTGATTTGCTTACCTAATCGAGTTCGAGTAGAATTTGAAGTCGATAGTGAATCTGATTTCACCGTTTAA